The genomic region AATATTGATCTTGGACTGGTATGCAGCATCTGCCACGGTCTGATCTTCTGCACACGGAATGAACTTGGTGATTCCGTCTTCGAAGGCCAATGCAATCTTGTGCTCAGTTTTGGTAGACATTTTCATGCCCTCCTTAAAAATTCGGGTATCCGAAAAATCGAATGCGGTCTGGGAATTAGACCATGTACACATCGACGATGTGGTGGATGAAGTCATTGCGCAAAATGATGCGCTGCTTCTTAAACAGCGGCTTACCAGTGGAGAAATCCAAGGTAGCGAAGGTGGTACCGAAGTAGTTATCGGTGGTTTCGTAGCGGTAGTAGTAGTTAGTCCAGTTGAAGCGGATATCTACTTCATTTTCGCGGCGCTCCAGGATTTCCACGTTGGTGATGTTGTGGCCAGTGCGTGGATCCGGCAAGGACGTTGCGGAGGAACGCTCCGTGCGGATACGGAAGATACGGTCTTCCAGGCCCGCGCGGTTGGGGTAGTAAATCAGTGAAATTTCAGACTGGGGATCTTCGGTGAGTTCACCGTCATCATCCCACGCTGGCATCCAGTACTCAGCGTCTTCGGTGAAGCACTCGATCCACTCTTCGAACTGGCGCTCATCGAGCAAACGTGCCTGATAGTAGAGGAAGTCTTCGACTTCCGTACGGGTAACTTCTTGGGTCATAAGTGCTTGCGTCATGGGGACCTCTCCTTATATAGAAGGTTGGGACAAATATCGAGTGGGGATTAACGACGACGGGAACGACGGGAACGGCGTGGTGCACCAGCTCCCGATGCAGCCTTTTCAGCAGCCGCTGCTTCCGCGGCTTCCTTCTTGGCTGCCGCAGCGAGTGCGAATTCGCGCGATGCTTCCGATGCAGCCTTCGCATCAACGAGGTCCTTGTTGACGGACGCATCCATCTTGACCGCATGGCGCATGACGTCTTCCCAGTATCCGTGCTGGATTGGGTACAGACCTTCATCCTCGGTGCGAGCACCAGAGGACAGCACTTCATTAAGCTGCAGCTTGGTTGCCAACTCGTTAGGACCGCTTTGCTGCTGGTGCTGGCCACGAGTCATGTCATTCCATGGGAATGACGTTGCCAGGTAAGTCTTTTGGCAAGAACGGAATTCCTCCAGGTCATCTGG from Corynebacterium ammoniagenes DSM 20306 harbors:
- the benB gene encoding benzoate 1,2-dioxygenase small subunit, coding for MTQALMTQEVTRTEVEDFLYYQARLLDERQFEEWIECFTEDAEYWMPAWDDDGELTEDPQSEISLIYYPNRAGLEDRIFRIRTERSSATSLPDPRTGHNITNVEILERRENEVDIRFNWTNYYYRYETTDNYFGTTFATLDFSTGKPLFKKQRIILRNDFIHHIVDVYMV